A single region of the Granulicella aggregans genome encodes:
- a CDS encoding GNAT family N-acetyltransferase: MLTVPQLEVLDIRHFTGKQLRPLLEHEAVTWEHRLRWDYRSSTELLLQYLDSRVLPGFVALDRGKICGFTFCVYEGQKAVVGDAYAVGSAGNSALEMTRMLLMHLLEVLMHAPNISRIESQLLLYDEGATSTVFRAQGFSIYQRLFMECDLRYPSPALISLRSGSPARPLPGGLLFRQWTGTYYQAAAELIHLCYTYAPHVDSIINDQYRSLHGSLRFLHNIVRFPGCGVFDPAASWMLIDPANGQLLGLVLASRVAPRVAHITQLCISPTLRGQGLARALLIHAMQHLTHAGFEAMTLTVTTKNEPAVRLYEGLGFVTTHRFDAMVLEKTGQPGL; encoded by the coding sequence ATGCTTACCGTTCCGCAGCTTGAGGTCCTCGACATCCGCCACTTCACGGGCAAGCAGTTGCGTCCGCTTCTGGAGCACGAGGCGGTGACCTGGGAACACCGGCTGCGCTGGGACTATCGCAGTTCCACGGAACTGCTGCTGCAGTATCTGGACTCGCGCGTGCTGCCCGGGTTCGTGGCGCTCGATCGCGGCAAGATCTGCGGCTTCACCTTCTGCGTGTACGAAGGGCAAAAGGCGGTCGTCGGCGACGCTTATGCTGTTGGCTCGGCGGGTAACTCCGCTCTCGAGATGACACGGATGCTGCTGATGCATCTGCTCGAGGTGCTGATGCACGCGCCGAACATCTCGCGCATCGAGTCGCAACTGTTGCTCTATGACGAAGGCGCGACTTCGACTGTCTTCAGGGCTCAAGGATTCTCGATCTATCAGCGGCTGTTTATGGAGTGCGATCTGAGGTATCCCTCACCTGCCCTGATCTCGCTACGGTCTGGTTCGCCGGCGCGGCCTCTGCCCGGAGGGCTGCTCTTCCGGCAGTGGACGGGGACGTATTACCAGGCGGCGGCAGAGCTGATCCACCTCTGTTACACCTACGCTCCGCACGTTGATTCGATCATCAACGACCAGTACCGTTCGCTGCATGGCTCGCTTCGCTTCCTGCACAACATCGTCCGCTTCCCGGGCTGCGGCGTCTTCGACCCGGCTGCCTCGTGGATGCTGATCGACCCAGCAAACGGGCAGCTGCTTGGGCTGGTGCTGGCCTCGCGCGTCGCTCCCAGGGTGGCGCACATCACGCAGCTTTGCATCTCGCCGACGCTTCGCGGCCAGGGGCTTGCGCGCGCTCTTCTTATCCACGCGATGCAGCACCTGACGCATGCTGGATTCGAGGCCATGACCCTCACCGTGACCACCAAGAACGAGCCGGCTGTTCGCCTGTACGAGGGACTTGGCTTCGTCACCACGCATCGGTTCGATGCCATGGTGCTGGAGAAGACGGGTCAGCCAGGCCTTTAG
- the nusA gene encoding transcription termination factor NusA, whose amino-acid sequence MASVLYQSIETLSRDKGIEPAVVVGAVEDAIALATRKYYKTQENMRGEMDKETGEIRAYVFKTVVETPEQVEDEVNQIPLEQARELAPEVEVGGELRFYKDTTPLGRIAAQMAKQVIFQKVREAERDTVFLEYNHRAGEVLNATVKRLEPMDVIFDLGKAEARMPKREQSRLEQFSVGERVRVVLLRVDRAAKGPQVIVSRAAPALVQNLFQSEVPEIYDGTVTIRAIAREAGERTKIAVMSRDKDVDPVGACVGMKGMRVQSIIRELRGEKIDIIEFSEEITTFAEKALQPAKVARVSIVDLADKQIEVIVDDTQLSLAIGKKGQNVRLAAKLLQWKIDIKSEEEKRQEVEQQMHAMGGGPTTPVEQITELGETILEKLIAAGITTVEELADMTPEQLEEVPGIGEKTVEKISVAVRHYFGQYEEGEARPVVAPVEGEQVAVIEAAASEVEAVEEDTLASDTETKTPEEVLAERVGTGDVEEVANLSAEELAEIEDLNSANDGYSDADNREARIELENDATDELVNESQEVSDEGIDGNDRG is encoded by the coding sequence ATGGCAAGTGTTCTCTACCAATCGATCGAGACGTTGAGCCGCGATAAGGGCATCGAGCCTGCAGTCGTGGTTGGAGCTGTTGAAGACGCCATCGCCCTGGCCACGCGCAAGTACTACAAGACGCAGGAGAACATGCGCGGCGAGATGGACAAGGAGACGGGCGAAATCCGCGCCTATGTCTTCAAGACGGTCGTCGAGACGCCCGAACAGGTCGAGGACGAGGTCAATCAGATTCCCCTCGAACAGGCCCGCGAACTCGCACCCGAGGTTGAGGTAGGCGGCGAACTCCGCTTCTACAAGGACACCACGCCGCTCGGCCGCATTGCCGCGCAGATGGCGAAGCAGGTCATCTTCCAGAAGGTGCGCGAGGCTGAGCGCGACACCGTGTTCCTCGAGTACAACCACCGCGCGGGCGAGGTCCTGAACGCGACCGTGAAGCGCCTAGAGCCGATGGACGTGATCTTCGACCTCGGTAAGGCCGAGGCCCGCATGCCGAAGCGCGAGCAGTCGCGGCTGGAGCAATTCTCTGTGGGCGAGCGCGTTCGCGTGGTTCTGCTGCGCGTTGATCGCGCAGCCAAGGGACCGCAGGTGATCGTCTCCCGCGCCGCTCCCGCACTGGTGCAGAACCTCTTCCAGAGCGAAGTTCCCGAGATCTACGACGGGACTGTCACCATTCGTGCGATTGCGCGCGAGGCGGGTGAGCGCACCAAGATCGCTGTGATGTCGCGCGATAAGGACGTCGACCCGGTCGGCGCCTGCGTCGGCATGAAGGGCATGCGCGTGCAGTCGATCATTCGCGAGCTGCGCGGCGAGAAGATCGACATCATCGAGTTCTCGGAAGAGATCACCACGTTCGCGGAGAAGGCGCTGCAACCGGCGAAGGTCGCCCGCGTCTCCATCGTCGATCTCGCGGACAAGCAGATCGAAGTGATCGTGGACGACACCCAGCTTTCGCTGGCGATCGGCAAGAAGGGCCAGAACGTTCGTCTCGCCGCCAAGCTGCTGCAGTGGAAGATCGACATCAAGAGCGAGGAAGAGAAGCGCCAGGAGGTCGAGCAGCAGATGCACGCCATGGGCGGTGGCCCGACCACGCCGGTCGAGCAGATCACCGAGCTGGGCGAGACCATCCTCGAGAAGCTTATTGCCGCTGGAATTACGACGGTCGAAGAGCTGGCCGACATGACTCCGGAGCAGTTGGAAGAGGTTCCGGGCATCGGCGAAAAGACGGTCGAGAAGATTTCTGTCGCTGTTCGCCACTACTTCGGCCAGTACGAAGAGGGCGAGGCACGCCCGGTCGTCGCTCCGGTGGAAGGCGAGCAGGTAGCCGTTATCGAGGCTGCAGCATCAGAAGTTGAAGCTGTAGAGGAGGACACTTTGGCAAGCGATACCGAGACGAAGACGCCCGAAGAAGTTTTGGCTGAACGAGTAGGCACCGGCGACGTGGAAGAGGTAGCAAACCTCTCCGCTGAGGAATTGGCCGAGATTGAAGATCTCAACTCCGCGAACGACGGCTACTCTGACGCCGACAATCGCGAGGCACGGATTGAGCTGGAGAACGATGCCACCGACGAGCTGGTGAACGAAAGCCAGGAAGTCTCGGATGAGGGCATCGACGGGAACGACCGTGGTTAG
- a CDS encoding ribosome maturation factor RimP produces MAVQVDQIRALAERIAASHHLEVVEVEFSGGTKFRTLRIFIEKDAEARAKLAEIAASGEAPEELASLPSGVPVERLSGVTHEDCEVFARDFGTVLDVEDLIPGAEYTLEVSSPGLERKLSKPEEFARFCGSLIKLQTFTAVNSNRHWLGRLTSFKDGELTIDLSAVKQKGKAKKAAASKAAEEQTVTIAFANVEKANLVAEI; encoded by the coding sequence ATGGCAGTACAGGTAGACCAAATCCGGGCACTTGCCGAGCGCATCGCGGCCTCGCACCACCTGGAGGTGGTTGAGGTCGAGTTTTCGGGCGGAACGAAGTTCCGCACCCTCCGCATCTTTATCGAGAAAGATGCGGAAGCCCGGGCAAAGCTGGCGGAGATCGCAGCGTCCGGGGAAGCTCCGGAAGAGCTCGCTTCCCTGCCCAGCGGAGTTCCGGTGGAGAGGCTTTCGGGCGTGACGCATGAAGATTGCGAGGTGTTTGCTCGCGACTTTGGCACCGTGCTCGACGTGGAAGACCTGATTCCCGGGGCGGAGTACACGCTTGAGGTCTCCTCGCCTGGTTTGGAGCGGAAGCTCTCGAAGCCTGAGGAGTTTGCCAGATTCTGCGGGAGTCTGATCAAGCTGCAGACGTTTACGGCAGTCAACAGCAATCGGCACTGGCTGGGCAGGCTGACGAGTTTCAAGGATGGAGAGCTGACGATTGATCTGTCGGCGGTGAAGCAGAAGGGTAAGGCCAAGAAGGCGGCCGCATCGAAGGCCGCTGAGGAGCAGACGGTGACGATCGCGTTTGCCAATGTTGAGAAGGCGAATTTAGTCGCTGAGATTTAG
- a CDS encoding VanZ family protein codes for MPTVFVQRPTAESLERIGAVRRFLKIWTPALVGVAIIATESTPTFSSANTSHWLRPIVESLVGHISTPTWEEFHHLMRKTGHFSFYGLLCVLFVRGWLLTFARDSSLRTTAWRWRSWAAGMLSVFLVASADELHQSFLPSRTGLFSDVLLDTSGGLVLSAVVMGIGWWIRRSRVSVVVAV; via the coding sequence ATGCCGACAGTTTTTGTGCAGCGTCCCACGGCGGAGTCACTCGAGCGCATCGGGGCCGTGCGGCGCTTCCTCAAGATATGGACCCCGGCGCTCGTCGGCGTAGCCATCATCGCAACCGAGTCCACCCCGACCTTCTCTTCGGCGAACACCAGCCACTGGCTGCGGCCCATCGTCGAGAGTTTGGTCGGCCACATAAGCACGCCCACGTGGGAAGAGTTCCATCACCTGATGCGTAAGACCGGGCACTTCAGCTTCTATGGCCTGTTGTGCGTGCTCTTCGTGCGCGGCTGGCTGCTTACCTTCGCGCGCGATTCTTCGCTGCGAACGACGGCGTGGCGCTGGAGATCGTGGGCGGCGGGAATGCTCTCGGTGTTTCTCGTAGCCAGCGCCGATGAGCTACACCAGAGCTTCCTGCCGTCGCGAACGGGCCTGTTCTCCGACGTTTTACTGGATACCAGCGGAGGACTGGTTCTTAGCGCAGTCGTGATGGGCATCGGCTGGTGGATCCGCCGGTCGCGCGTTTCGGTTGTTGTAGCAGTTTGA
- the guaB gene encoding IMP dehydrogenase: MISSPIPEALTFDDVLLVPAYSDIVPTQVSTSTQLTKKITLYTPLMSAAMDTVTESRLAIAMAQQGGLGVVHRNLSIEQQAGEIDKVKRSESGMIVDPVTISPDETIAAALEMMRRFKISGVPVTKDRKLVGILTNRDLRFVSRTDLTIDSVMTKKNLITVPVGTTLEEAEHILHQHRVEKLLVVNDEYELKGLITVKDIQKKLKYPNAAKDAQGRLRVAGAIGATGDYLERAAELVAARVDALAIDSAHGHSSRVLEAVAEVKKAFPDVDLLAGNVATYEGAMALIDAGADAIKVGIGPGSICTTRMVTGAGMPQITAISEAYRAASQRGIAVIADGGIKYSGDVTKAIAAGASVCMMGSLFAGVDESPGETILYQGRSFKAYRGMGSLSAMAQGSGERYFQGKEDMNEISSGERPSLTAREGSTQNRLAKFVPEGIEGRVPHRGPLEAMVYQLVGGLRSGMGYLGCATIEELQKNAKFIRISGAGLRESHVHDVIITREAPNYHVE, encoded by the coding sequence ATGATCAGTTCGCCCATTCCCGAAGCTCTAACCTTCGATGACGTCCTCCTCGTCCCTGCCTATAGCGATATCGTTCCGACGCAGGTCAGCACCAGCACCCAGCTCACCAAGAAGATCACCCTCTATACGCCGCTGATGTCGGCAGCAATGGACACCGTCACCGAGTCGCGCCTCGCCATCGCCATGGCGCAGCAGGGTGGCCTCGGCGTCGTCCATCGCAATCTCTCGATCGAGCAGCAGGCCGGCGAGATCGACAAGGTGAAGCGCTCGGAGAGCGGGATGATCGTCGACCCTGTGACCATCTCCCCGGATGAGACCATCGCCGCCGCGCTCGAGATGATGCGCCGGTTTAAGATCTCCGGCGTGCCCGTCACCAAGGACAGAAAGCTCGTTGGCATCCTCACCAACCGTGACCTGCGCTTCGTCTCGCGTACTGACCTCACCATCGACTCCGTGATGACGAAGAAGAACCTCATCACGGTGCCGGTCGGCACTACGCTCGAAGAGGCCGAGCACATCCTCCACCAGCATCGCGTCGAAAAGCTGCTGGTAGTGAACGACGAGTACGAGCTTAAGGGCCTGATCACCGTAAAAGACATCCAGAAGAAGCTGAAGTATCCGAACGCTGCGAAAGATGCGCAGGGCCGCCTCCGCGTAGCCGGAGCCATCGGAGCAACTGGCGACTATCTTGAGCGTGCCGCCGAGCTCGTCGCCGCCCGCGTCGATGCGCTGGCCATCGACTCCGCCCACGGCCACTCCTCGCGCGTGCTCGAAGCCGTCGCCGAAGTGAAGAAGGCCTTCCCGGATGTCGATCTCCTGGCTGGCAACGTAGCGACGTATGAAGGTGCCATGGCGTTGATCGACGCTGGAGCCGACGCCATCAAGGTCGGTATCGGCCCAGGATCGATCTGCACCACGCGCATGGTCACCGGCGCTGGCATGCCGCAGATCACTGCCATCTCCGAGGCCTATCGCGCGGCCAGCCAGCGCGGAATCGCCGTCATCGCCGACGGCGGCATCAAGTACTCCGGCGACGTCACCAAGGCCATCGCCGCCGGCGCGAGCGTCTGCATGATGGGCTCACTCTTCGCCGGTGTCGACGAAAGCCCGGGCGAGACGATCCTCTACCAGGGCCGGTCGTTCAAGGCGTATCGCGGCATGGGTAGTCTCAGCGCCATGGCGCAGGGCTCGGGCGAGCGCTACTTCCAGGGCAAGGAAGACATGAACGAAATCTCCAGCGGCGAGCGTCCATCTCTTACAGCGCGCGAGGGAAGCACCCAGAATCGCCTCGCGAAGTTCGTTCCCGAAGGCATCGAAGGCCGCGTGCCCCATCGCGGACCGCTCGAAGCGATGGTCTATCAACTCGTGGGCGGCTTGCGTTCGGGCATGGGCTATCTCGGCTGCGCCACCATCGAAGAGCTGCAGAAGAATGCGAAGTTCATCCGCATCTCCGGCGCGGGCCTGCGCGAAAGCCACGTCCACGACGTCATCATCACCCGCGAAGCGCCGAACTATCACGTTGAGTAG
- a CDS encoding ArnT family glycosyltransferase has product MLLYGLVPFFGGDQLGLVGADEPRYAQVAREMLQAHSDACHEVHARIIPHSLKLDDLANSLHCLQGGSVTPLLYGQPWLEKPALYYWRAMSFFKEFGVSDWSARLPSSSGAAFLIALVFLHLRRFRPGGHLDAALITASCLGIAAFARGASTDMQLAAPFCIGMLGWYAWYETGKKFWLFDLYFFGAAATLAKGPVAPFLALVIICLFLGLRKEWAVLRRTIWWPGIVLYLVMVLPWYIAVQHSNPTFYRQFFLEHNLERFATNRYMHHQPFWYYLAVLFIALMPWTILGIRALFDGIEVSVAEWAARRKPMRYLGHGRAGDAFPEFLVLWAIFPILFFSFSGSKLPGYILPSIPPLTILTGDYLYRIRQRGMSAWLLWSHAICCAVLVFVLLLAPQHMKYDTLVPPKFWLAVAGVSAAFTIAMVVFVARRWGTQQLCKVSLVPVLAMMIFLLGFHGRELDLNYSARPLAQEIAAQAPTEKTVAVLGIKRDMDYGLAFYRNERLVHYDHDGVPDGEHLLVVRANDTDDLARWLTGRVYTPLFLYDAQGFEVYKVLARQ; this is encoded by the coding sequence ATGCTGCTCTATGGCCTGGTGCCGTTCTTCGGGGGCGACCAGTTGGGGCTGGTAGGCGCAGACGAGCCGCGCTATGCGCAGGTAGCGAGGGAGATGCTGCAGGCCCACTCCGACGCCTGCCACGAGGTCCACGCCCGCATCATCCCGCACAGCCTCAAACTTGATGACCTGGCCAATTCCCTGCACTGTCTGCAGGGCGGAAGCGTCACTCCCTTGCTGTATGGTCAGCCCTGGCTGGAGAAGCCCGCGCTCTATTACTGGCGGGCGATGAGCTTCTTCAAGGAGTTTGGCGTCTCAGACTGGTCGGCGCGGCTGCCGTCTTCGTCCGGCGCGGCGTTCCTGATTGCGTTAGTCTTTCTGCATCTCCGGCGCTTCCGGCCTGGCGGCCATCTCGATGCCGCGTTGATCACCGCTTCCTGCCTCGGCATCGCTGCCTTTGCGCGGGGAGCGTCTACCGACATGCAGCTTGCAGCTCCCTTCTGCATCGGGATGCTGGGGTGGTATGCCTGGTATGAGACCGGGAAAAAGTTCTGGCTCTTCGACCTCTACTTTTTTGGCGCCGCGGCGACGCTGGCGAAAGGTCCGGTCGCTCCTTTTCTCGCGCTCGTCATCATCTGCCTCTTCCTGGGCCTGCGAAAAGAGTGGGCGGTGCTGCGGCGAACCATCTGGTGGCCGGGCATCGTGCTCTACCTGGTGATGGTTCTGCCCTGGTACATCGCCGTGCAACACAGTAACCCGACGTTCTACCGGCAGTTCTTCCTGGAACACAATCTGGAACGGTTTGCCACCAACCGGTACATGCATCACCAGCCATTCTGGTACTACCTTGCCGTCCTCTTCATCGCGCTGATGCCGTGGACGATCCTTGGAATTCGCGCCCTGTTCGATGGCATCGAGGTCTCGGTCGCCGAGTGGGCAGCGCGCCGCAAGCCGATGCGTTATCTGGGCCACGGGCGCGCCGGCGACGCCTTCCCGGAGTTCCTCGTGCTCTGGGCCATCTTCCCGATCCTGTTCTTCTCATTTTCCGGATCGAAGCTGCCCGGCTATATCCTGCCTTCGATTCCGCCGCTGACAATCCTTACCGGTGATTACCTCTACCGCATCCGCCAGCGCGGCATGAGCGCGTGGCTGCTGTGGTCGCACGCCATCTGCTGCGCGGTGCTGGTCTTCGTTTTGCTGCTCGCTCCGCAGCACATGAAGTACGACACGCTGGTGCCGCCGAAGTTCTGGCTCGCGGTCGCAGGAGTCAGCGCTGCGTTCACGATCGCGATGGTGGTCTTCGTCGCCCGCCGCTGGGGAACGCAGCAACTCTGCAAGGTCTCTCTTGTGCCGGTGCTGGCGATGATGATCTTCCTGCTGGGCTTCCATGGACGCGAGCTTGACCTGAACTACTCCGCCCGTCCGCTGGCCCAGGAGATCGCGGCGCAGGCACCCACTGAGAAGACTGTCGCCGTGCTTGGCATCAAACGAGACATGGACTACGGTCTCGCCTTCTACCGCAACGAGCGGCTGGTCCACTACGACCACGATGGCGTTCCTGATGGCGAGCATCTGCTGGTAGTCCGCGCGAATGATACGGACGATCTGGCCCGATGGCTTACCGGGCGCGTGTACACGCCGCTCTTCCTCTACGACGCACAGGGTTTCGAGGTCTACAAGGTGCTCGCCCGGCAATGA
- a CDS encoding M1 family metallopeptidase codes for MLSFKTLFAVLCLLGLSATPALIRADTMHPVPEIKPIAGARPANSSPNYQTLRSISADGDAFNVEGVTLKRDAGELTLRKGTVYLYPPVNGHITGAVFLGEGSFHLLPPTAAEQKSLSRLTKSNDMNQDFYSLVLRFTDSTAEELRKAATGAAAGRNSTADGAAAGLVKAFRKKINLNLDARILQDVLSDKPGGLFLASFKGSGLFGRSILYMVDPQGAPAASPEQVELATYTNTDFEVWAAFDPATPPEPRLYGNQIHVTDQTLDVTIDKTGKLSASAITTFTAQHEKVLLVPLNLHRKLRVSGVYGPTGVPLDFIQEGPEDDPQFSIQLAEPLAQGKSISIRTDYSGKDVVYSEGEGNYYPAGDARESWYPNGSEGLGGYSNFHMTFHVPKGVVAVATGERVSADDKGASAVSVWQTDAPIAVAGFNLGEFKEVDSKSATGVGIEAYANNSIPEWAKRFEKSGILGSMSTTVALKQTVQQADTAVDIYTNFFGPLPYNHVALTQQTACNYGQSWPMLVYLPTCAFWDTTILEDLGLLQSDRTYWTTVLPHEVAHQWWGQTVGFSSYRDQWMSEGFANFSASLYLLYTEPDMKSYREYWSLQRHRILDKNANGVRPIDAGAITMGYRLNNEKSGENIYSMLVYSKGAYVLHMLEMLYWTPEAKEEPLKKSLHEFVSTYKNRAATTEDFKATLERSMPRQMDIDGNKRLDWFFNAYVYGTALPHYDISSEFTKNGDADAVHLKLTQSNVTDDFHMLVPVYIDLGNGKISRLFNVSMKGNKTLDTTVKLGKLPSPAKRLLVNYNYDVLSDN; via the coding sequence ATGCTGAGCTTCAAGACCTTGTTTGCCGTTCTTTGCCTTTTGGGCCTATCTGCCACACCCGCTCTTATCCGCGCCGATACCATGCACCCAGTCCCGGAGATCAAGCCGATCGCAGGGGCACGACCTGCAAACTCCTCGCCGAACTACCAGACGCTGCGCTCGATCTCCGCCGACGGCGATGCGTTCAACGTAGAGGGTGTAACCCTGAAGCGCGATGCAGGAGAATTGACGCTACGCAAGGGCACTGTCTACCTCTACCCGCCGGTGAATGGGCACATTACCGGGGCCGTCTTCCTCGGCGAAGGGTCATTCCATCTGCTGCCACCCACCGCGGCGGAACAGAAGAGCCTGTCGCGGCTTACCAAGTCGAATGACATGAACCAGGACTTTTATAGCCTCGTTCTCCGCTTCACCGACAGCACCGCGGAAGAGCTGCGCAAGGCCGCTACGGGTGCCGCCGCCGGGCGCAACTCCACGGCCGATGGCGCGGCCGCTGGGCTGGTGAAGGCATTTCGCAAGAAGATCAACCTCAATCTCGACGCACGCATTCTCCAGGACGTCCTCTCAGACAAGCCTGGCGGCCTCTTCCTTGCGTCGTTCAAAGGCTCAGGTCTCTTCGGCCGCAGCATTCTTTACATGGTCGATCCGCAGGGAGCTCCCGCCGCTTCACCGGAGCAGGTCGAACTCGCGACCTACACCAACACCGACTTCGAGGTGTGGGCCGCGTTCGACCCCGCTACGCCCCCCGAACCCAGGCTTTACGGTAACCAGATCCATGTAACCGACCAGACGCTGGATGTCACCATCGATAAAACGGGCAAACTCTCCGCCTCCGCAATCACGACCTTCACCGCGCAGCATGAAAAGGTGCTTCTAGTTCCGCTGAACCTGCATCGTAAGCTGCGTGTCAGCGGAGTCTATGGGCCGACCGGCGTTCCGCTCGACTTCATCCAGGAAGGGCCGGAGGACGACCCGCAGTTCTCCATCCAGCTTGCGGAGCCGCTGGCACAGGGGAAGTCCATCTCTATCCGTACTGACTACAGCGGGAAAGACGTGGTTTACTCCGAAGGCGAGGGAAACTACTATCCTGCCGGAGATGCGCGGGAGAGCTGGTATCCGAACGGCTCCGAAGGTCTCGGAGGCTACTCCAACTTTCATATGACCTTTCACGTCCCGAAGGGCGTCGTGGCCGTCGCCACCGGGGAGCGCGTCTCTGCGGACGACAAGGGAGCATCGGCAGTCTCGGTCTGGCAGACGGATGCTCCCATCGCCGTGGCGGGATTCAATCTCGGCGAATTCAAGGAAGTCGATTCGAAGAGCGCTACCGGAGTAGGGATTGAAGCTTATGCGAACAATTCGATTCCCGAATGGGCAAAACGCTTTGAAAAGTCGGGAATTCTTGGGTCGATGAGCACCACGGTGGCACTCAAACAGACGGTCCAGCAGGCCGACACTGCCGTTGACATCTACACAAACTTCTTCGGGCCCCTTCCTTACAACCATGTGGCGCTGACCCAGCAGACCGCCTGCAACTACGGACAGAGTTGGCCGATGCTGGTCTATCTTCCAACCTGCGCCTTCTGGGACACGACGATCCTCGAGGACCTCGGCCTGCTACAAAGCGACCGCACTTACTGGACTACGGTGCTGCCGCACGAAGTCGCCCACCAGTGGTGGGGACAAACAGTCGGCTTTTCCAGTTACCGCGACCAGTGGATGAGCGAGGGTTTTGCAAACTTCTCCGCCTCCCTCTACCTGCTGTATACCGAACCGGACATGAAGAGTTACCGCGAGTACTGGTCGCTTCAGCGGCACCGCATCCTTGACAAGAATGCGAACGGCGTTCGTCCCATCGACGCTGGTGCCATCACCATGGGATATCGGCTCAACAATGAAAAGTCCGGCGAAAACATCTACTCGATGCTTGTCTACTCCAAGGGTGCCTACGTCCTGCACATGCTCGAAATGCTTTATTGGACCCCGGAGGCGAAAGAAGAGCCGTTAAAGAAGTCGCTCCACGAATTCGTGAGTACATATAAGAACCGCGCCGCCACAACGGAAGACTTCAAGGCGACGCTGGAACGGAGCATGCCGCGCCAGATGGACATTGATGGAAACAAGCGCCTCGACTGGTTCTTCAATGCTTATGTCTATGGAACAGCGCTTCCGCACTACGACATCTCGTCGGAGTTCACGAAAAATGGCGATGCGGATGCAGTCCACCTGAAACTGACGCAGAGCAACGTGACGGACGACTTTCACATGCTGGTTCCGGTCTACATCGACCTCGGGAACGGCAAGATCAGCCGCCTCTTCAATGTCTCCATGAAGGGGAACAAGACGCTCGACACGACGGTCAAATTAGGAAAGCTGCCTTCGCCCGCAAAACGACTGTTGGTGAACTACAACTACGATGTCCTGAGCGATAACTGA